The proteins below are encoded in one region of Pongo pygmaeus isolate AG05252 chromosome 20, NHGRI_mPonPyg2-v2.0_pri, whole genome shotgun sequence:
- the TPRX1 gene encoding tetra-peptide repeat homeobox protein 1 isoform X2 gives MQDPGHLQGPPLARDPPRRQRQERTVYNESQQKVLECYFQKEQYPNYDQRVNLAEILSLREQQLQVWFKNRRAKLARERRLQQQPQRVPGQRGRGARAAPLVPVASASAPQPGPSGILPAAEPTIYSLDQAWGGPGCRAQKGIPAALSPGPGPIPAPIPGPAHIPGPLPGPIPGPISGPAQIPSPIPAPIPGPISGPVQIPGPISGPVQIPGPISDPNPGLIPGPAQIPGPIPGPISGPGPIIGPIPGPAQIPGPGRLRSPGPILSPAWMRSPGSLPGLAPILGPGPGSGSVPAPIPSPGSLPAPAPLWPQSPNASDFLPDTQLFPHFTELHPPLDPLEGSSVSTMTSQYQEGDDSMGKKDSGSQHQEEGGFVNENHSGPRSLLDL, from the exons ATGCAAGACCCTGGTCATCTCCAAG GCCCTCCCTTGGCCCGGGACCCTCCAAGGAGACAGCGGCAGGAGCGCACGGTCTACAATGAAAGCCAGCAGAAAGTGCTAGAATGTTACTTTCAGAAGGAGCAGTACCCGAACTACGACCAGCGAGTGAATCTGGCGGAGATACTCAGCCTCAGGGAGCAACAGCTTCAG gtgTGGTTCAAGAATCGCCGCGCCAAACTAGCTCGGGAGCGGCGGCTCCAGCAGCAGCCCCAGCGCGTCCCTGGGCAGAGAGGCCGAGGAGCCCGCGCTGCGCCCCTAGTCCctgtagcctctgcctctgcACCTCAGCCGGGCCCCTCGGGAATCCTTCCAGCGGCGGAACCCACGATCTACAGCCTCGACCAGGCCTGGGGTGGCCCTGGGTGCAGAGCCCAGAAGGGCATCCCAGCTGCCCTGAGTCCAGGCCCTGGCCCGATCCCTGCCCCAATCCCAGGCCCAGCCCACATCCCAGGCCCACTCCCTGGCCCAATCCCAGGCCCAATTTCAGGCCCAGCTCAGATCCCAAGCCCGATCCCAGCCCCAATCCCAGGCCCAATTTCAGGCCCAGTCCAGATCCCAGGCCCAATCTCAGGCCCAGTCCAGATCCCAGGCCCAATCTCAGACCCAAACCCAGGCCTGATCCCAGGCCCAGCCCAGATCCCAGGCCCAATCCCAGGCCCAATCTCAGGCCCAGGCCCAATCATAGGCCCGATTCCTGGCCCAGCCCAGATCCCAGGCCCAGGCAGACTCCGAAGCCCAGGTCCCATCTTAAGTCCTGCCTGGATGCGAAGCCCTGGCTCACTTCCAGGCCTAGCCCCGATTttaggcccaggcccaggctcaGGTTCAGTCCCAGCCCCAATCCCAAGCCCAGGAtcactcccagccccagcccccttATGGCCTCAGAGCCCCAATGCCTCCGACTTCTTGCCAGACACCCAGTTATTCCCTCACTTCACAGAGCTGCACCCACCCCTAGACCCCTTGGAGGGATCCTCAGTCTCCACCATGACCTCTCAGTACCAAGAAGGGGATGACTCTATGGGCAAAAAAGACTCAGGGTCTCAGCACCAAGAGGAGGGTGGCTTTGTGAATGAAAATCACTCAGGCCCCAGGTCATTACTGGATTTATAG